Proteins from a single region of Apium graveolens cultivar Ventura chromosome 7, ASM990537v1, whole genome shotgun sequence:
- the LOC141672324 gene encoding putative LRR receptor-like serine/threonine-protein kinase At3g47570: MEHIVAVKVLKVEVCGANKSFLAEYETLRNICHRNLIKILTACFSTDYKGNDFKALVFEFMTNGSLDDWLHPSPCYQGIERNLSLIQRLNISIDIAQGVDYLHHYTHAGIIHCDIKPSNILLDENFVARIGDFCLARFCFAATTSDINQENLSSTGVRGTVGYVAPEYGMCAEISAEGDVYSYGILLLELFSGKRPTESSMTMDSGNNLHDYVRKALPERVMDIADPQIFLFQEERGLTVYEYPSYSRATLEVCLASIFEVGILCSEEMPRKRIGISVAVRQLQIARDKLLQRIQ; the protein is encoded by the exons ATGGAACACATTGTTGCTGTGAAGGTACTGAAAGTTGAAGTATGTGGAGCCAACAAGAGTTTTTTGGCAGAGTATGAAACGTTGAGGAATATATGTCATCGTAATCTTATCAAGATTCTCACCGCATGCTTCAGCACGGATTATAAGGGCAATGACTTCAAGGCATTGGTTTTTGAGTTCATGACTAATGGGAGTCTGGACGACTGGTTGCATCCAAGTCCTTGTTATCAGGGAATTGAAAGAAACTTAAGTTTGATCCAGAGACTAAATATTTCCATTGATATTGCACAGGGAGTGGATTACCTACATCATTACACCCATGCAGGTATAATTCATTGCGACATAAAGCCAAGTAATATTCTTCTTGATGAGAATTTTGTTGCTCGTATTGGTGACTTTTGTCTAGCGAGGTTCTGCTTTGCTGCTACTACAAGTGACATCAATCAAGAAAATTTGAGTTCAACTGGTGTTCGTGGAACTGTTGGATATGTCGCTCCAG AGTATGGAATGTGTGCGGAGATATCTGCAGAGGGAGATGTGTACAGCTATGGAATTCTTCTTCTGGAATTGTTTTCAGGGAAGCGACCTACGGAAAGCAGCATGACAATGGACTCTGGTAATAATCTGCATGACTACGTGAGAAAGGCACTCCCAGAAAGAGTAATGGACATTGCTGACCCACAGATATTCTTATTTCAAGAAGAACGTGGCTTAACTGTATATGAATATCCATCATACAGCAGGGCTACATTGGAGGTATGCCTGGCATCGATATTTGAAGTGGGGATCTTATGTTCAGAAGAGATGCCAAGAAAACGCATTGGCATCAGCGTAGCTGTTAGGCAGTTACAAATAGCAAGAGACAAACTTCTGCAGCGCATTCAGTAA